CTGCGCATACCACTGGCTGATGCGTTCGCGCAGCAGCGGCAGGCCGTTGGACTGGGTGTATTGCGTGTTGCCGTCGCGGATGCAGCGCGCCGCGGCTTCGGCCACCAGCGGCGGTGCGGTGAAGTCGGGCTCGCCGATATTCAGGTAGATCAGCGGATCGGCGCCGGCCGGCAGGCGTGCCTGCAATTGTTGCGCCGCCTTGAAGATCTCCATCACGTAGAACGGCTCGATGCGTTCGGCGCGGCGGGCCAGGCGAAGAGGGGGGGCTTGCGTCATTGCGGTCTCATCAGGCAGGACGGGCCGCGTGCGAGCCCGGCTGAACGGAACAGGCCGGGCGCCGCTTGTGGCAGCGCCGGCCGCGAGGCGTCACTTCTTGCTGCGGTCGTGCTCGACTTCGGTGGCACGCAGGCGCGGCGCCAGGGCGTGCAGCACGCCGTTCACATACTTGTGGCCGTCGGTGCCGCCGAAGGACTTGGCCAGCTCGATGCACTCGTTCAGCACCACGCGCCAGGGCACGTCGGGGCAGAACTTGAATTCGTACACGCCGATCCACATGCAGGCATGCTCGATCGGAGAAATTTCTTTCCAGCCGCGGTCGAGCAGGGGCTCGATCAGCGTGTCCAGTTCCTTGCCATGCTCCACGCAGCCGTGGAAGACAGCGTCGAAATGGGCCGAATCGCCCTTGTGGAAACCGGTGAGTTCGCGCGTGAACTGGTCGATGGCCGTGGCGTCGTTGTGGCCGACCAGATGCTGGTACAGGGCCTGCACGATGAACTCGCGGGCGCGCGAGCGGCCGGTCTTGCTGGAGGGCTTGCGCGCGCGGGGCGCAGCAGGTTTTTTCGCGGCAGCAGCCTTGTCGGCGGCAGCATGGTCCTGCTGTACAGCCTGCTGCAGCGCCTGTTCGGGCGTCAGGGCGCCATCTTCGGCGCCGGACTTGGGAGTGGTCGCCGTCATGCTCAGGCCCCGGCCATGGTTTCGAGCAGCAGTGCCATTTCCACCGCCACGCGGGCGGCGTCCACGCCTTTTTCCACCTGGCGGGCTTCGGCCTGCTGCTGGTTTTCGACGGTGAGGATGGCGTTGGCGATCGGCAGGCCATGGTCCAGCGAGATGCGGGTGACGCCCGCACCGGATTCGTTGGCTACAAGCTCGAAGTGGTAGGTTTCGCCGCGGATGATGCAACCCAGCGCGATCAGCGCGTCGTAGTCGGCACGGTCGGCCAGGGCCTGCAGCGCCAGCGGCACTTCCAGCGCGCCGGGCACCTGCACCAGCGTCACGTTCTTGGCCT
The DNA window shown above is from Brachymonas denitrificans and carries:
- the ribH gene encoding 6,7-dimethyl-8-ribityllumazine synthase gives rise to the protein MKNADKGDLDAITSQLNGKKLRIGIVQARWNAGVTDSLAEACLGELMQLGVKAKNVTLVQVPGALEVPLALQALADRADYDALIALGCIIRGETYHFELVANESGAGVTRISLDHGLPIANAILTVENQQQAEARQVEKGVDAARVAVEMALLLETMAGA